One genomic segment of Hugenholtzia roseola DSM 9546 includes these proteins:
- a CDS encoding RNA methyltransferase, translating to MLSKNQIKKIRGLQLKKNRQAEGLFLVEGAKILEELLATANTEDWVGTYQIDKLWITEQFASKNKRQLDALSTLAWELADEQSLIQAGTLQSNNAGIATIRFLKPSLSKSTQLIEKEGLTLVLDDLKDPGNLGTIIRLADWYGIKQLFCSPETVDCFNPKVVAASMGSLFRVQIQYCDLSNFLAQYKNKIPIYAAVLKGQNVHHTPMAAQGLLLIGSESHGVNPDLLPLVDVPLTIPRFGKAESLNAAIATAILIDNWRKGV from the coding sequence ATGCTCTCTAAAAATCAAATCAAAAAAATTCGAGGCTTACAACTCAAAAAAAATAGACAAGCCGAAGGACTCTTTTTAGTAGAAGGAGCTAAAATTTTGGAGGAACTTCTTGCGACGGCAAACACAGAAGACTGGGTAGGCACGTATCAAATAGACAAACTTTGGATTACAGAGCAATTTGCTTCTAAAAACAAAAGGCAATTAGACGCGCTTTCTACGCTTGCTTGGGAGCTGGCAGACGAACAAAGTTTGATACAAGCAGGCACTTTACAGAGCAATAATGCAGGCATTGCCACCATTCGCTTTTTGAAGCCTTCGCTCTCTAAAAGCACTCAACTAATTGAAAAAGAAGGACTTACGCTTGTCTTAGACGATTTGAAAGACCCCGGTAATTTGGGTACTATCATTCGTCTTGCGGATTGGTATGGCATCAAACAGTTATTTTGTTCGCCCGAAACAGTGGATTGTTTTAATCCGAAAGTAGTCGCCGCCTCTATGGGTTCGCTTTTTAGAGTACAAATACAATACTGTGATTTATCTAATTTTTTGGCACAATATAAAAATAAAATTCCTATCTATGCTGCCGTTTTAAAGGGTCAGAATGTGCATCATACGCCTATGGCGGCGCAGGGCTTGCTGCTAATAGGCAGCGAATCGCATGGCGTAAATCCCGACTTGCTACCTTTGGTAGATGTGCCGCTCACCATACCGCGTTTTGGAAAGGCGGAATCTTTGAACGCTGCCATTGCCACAGCCATTTTGATAGATAATTGGCGAAAAGGCGTATAA